The sequence below is a genomic window from Clostridium putrefaciens.
CTACATTAATAGGAGGATGGGACTATCTTTTTAGAAATATTAATCTAAAAAAGGTGTTTAATAAAGATTATGATGATGAGTTTTTGGATAGCTGTAGTAAGTTAATAAAAGCTAAAATAAGTGGAACATCCTTTGATGTGTCAGAATTAATAAAATGTGCTAAAACAAAAAAACAAAAGAGTATATCAGCTTATTTGACGGCTATATTTATTCCTAATGATGAGGAAAGACTATATGATGTTGCATTAGAACTATTTGAGGGAAATCTAGCAGCAGCTGAATATCTTTATGGATGTGGTAAGGAACTAAATATAGATATAATAACGAAGCTTATATATTTAGACATGATAGGGAATAAGAGTGTTTTGGAGTCTAAAAGGGAAGATGAGTTAGGGTTAGAGTTTCTTCCCCTTGGTGGTGGAGATAATATAGGAGCTAGCTCCTACTTTTTAAAAGTTAAAGAGGTAAACATTTTAATAGATGCAGGTATTAAACTTGAGGGAAACAAAGTTATATATCCTAATTATCAATTACTTATAGATAAAGAATTGATTAATAAATTAGATTATGTAATCATAACGCATGCTCATTTAGATCATTGTGGTGGAATAGTTGAATTATATAAGTTAAATAAAGGCATTAAACCAATAATGACTAGAGAAACTAAGGAGTTATTAAGATTTAACTTAAAGCATCAGTTTGATAATGAAAATGATTTATATATATTAGATTCTCTGTTAGATAGAATTATAATATTAGACTTTAATAAAAGAATTTATCTAAGAAATGAGGAGGTTTCCATTGAACTATACAGAGCTGGTCATATATTAGGGGCAAGTTCTATTATGATAAGAAGCGATAAGTGTAGTATATTTCATACGGGAGATTTCTGTACTAGAGATCAAGAAACTATAGAGGGTATTGATTTCCCTATAGGTGAAAAAATCGATGTACTTATTACTGAGTCCACTTATGGAGATAGCCAATGTAAGTCTGTTAATCATGAATGTAAAAGGCTAAAAGAGTTTGTTCAAGAAAAGATGAATGAAGGGAAGCAAGTACTGATTCCTTCATTTTCTATTGGGCGTGCTCAAGAAATATTAGCTTTAATATCTAGGAAAAGTGAAAGTAGGGCAAGGGTGTATTTAGATGGTAGTGCAGTAGAGGCCTCTGCTATTTATCACAAATATGCTGAGAAGGCTATGGGGGATTTAAGATATTATATTGTGGATGAAAAGCTTTATAGTTCAAAAAAGATAT
It includes:
- a CDS encoding MBL fold metallo-hydrolase yields the protein MQYKELLKLEQSARNNFKYHILKANVEYELGEFKLCKSSYENSIILMEDDELSLISLIELATLIGGWDYLFRNINLKKVFNKDYDDEFLDSCSKLIKAKISGTSFDVSELIKCAKTKKQKSISAYLTAIFIPNDEERLYDVALELFEGNLAAAEYLYGCGKELNIDIITKLIYLDMIGNKSVLESKREDELGLEFLPLGGGDNIGASSYFLKVKEVNILIDAGIKLEGNKVIYPNYQLLIDKELINKLDYVIITHAHLDHCGGIVELYKLNKGIKPIMTRETKELLRFNLKHQFDNENDLYILDSLLDRIIILDFNKRIYLRNEEVSIELYRAGHILGASSIMIRSDKCSIFHTGDFCTRDQETIEGIDFPIGEKIDVLITESTYGDSQCKSVNHECKRLKEFVQEKMNEGKQVLIPSFSIGRAQEILALISRKSESRARVYLDGSAVEASAIYHKYAEKAMGDLRYYIVDEKLYSSKKIFIEQEALSNRCCIVTSSGMLLEGSASSQYAKTMLGNDNCVCILTGYQASGTLGLRLKEQLNFEHKYITIEDERIIIKAELNEFNLSAHANLNEILALELCLKANNVILIHGEFKDKHSILEDKLNEIDNVKVYQSKNNDLISL